DNA from Geobacillus vulcani PSS1:
TCCGGTTCCAGCTGCTTAACGATGGCGGCGAGCTCTTCCGCTTTCCCTTTGCCGATATACGTCGCCGGGTGCGGCGCTTCACGTTTTTGCGTCAACTCTGCCACAACCTCGCCGTTCGCCGTCGCAACGAGCGAAGCGAGCTCCTCCATTGAATAGCGAAACCGTTCATCATCAACACCGGCAAGCTGGCAGCCGACAAGGATCGCTTGTTCGCGGTTCATGACATCCTTCCTTTCCTTTGCGGCAAACAGGGTTATCTACGTTGATGATACCAAATCACACCGCCGGTCTGCTAGTTCGTTCCAAAAAAACAATTGATTTTCCACCGCTTTTGCCCCTACAATGATACAAGGACACGACACGGAAAGGAACAGCACGAATGACGTGGGAAATATTGAGCATCATCGGCACGATCGCCTTTGCCATCAGCGGGGCGATCGTCGCGATGGAAGAGGAGTATGATTTGCTTGGCGTCTATATTTTAGGGATCGTCACGGCGTTTGGCGGCGGGGCCGTGCGAAATTTGCTGATTGGGGTTCCCGTATCGGCGTTATGGGAACAAGGTTCGCTCTTTCTTGTCGCCTTAGTCTCGATGACGATCGTCTATTTGTTTCCCAAGCAGATGCTCCCGCCGTGGAAGCGATGGGGCAACTTTTTTGACGCCCTTGGGTTATCGGCGTTCGCCATCCAAGGGGCGCTGTATGCCGTCAACATGGGTCATCCGTTAAGCGCGGTCATCGTCGCGGCGGTGTTGACTGGCAGCGGCGGCGGCATCATCCGGGATGTGCTCGCCGGAAGGAAGCCGCTTGTGCTGCATGCGGAAATTTACGCCGCCTGGGCGATTCTCGCCGGCGTTGCCGTCGGACTGAAATGGGCGGAGTCGCCCGTGGAGCTGTATGTGCTGTTTATTGCCGTCGCTGCTCTTCGCATTTTGTCATACACGTACGGCTGGAAGCTGCCGCGGCGGGCGGTTGGAGAAAAAGCGGGCGGGTAATAGCTTCCAGCGTAGATTCGAGTGATTGGGCATCAAACCATGGCCAAAGAAGAAATGGCAAGCAGGGGACGCCCCCGCGCGGGCGCTTCGCTTTCCTTACGCGCTTTGCCCGCTCCGCACCGCCACCGCCACTCCCGCGACGATAAGCGTTCCGCCCACCCAAAAGGACGCGTCAAGCCGCTCATGCAAAAACAACCAGCCAAAGAGCGAACCGACGAGCGGCTGAAAAAAGAAAAAGAGCGAGCCGATGCCGGCGTCGATCATCTCCATTCCTTTGTTCCACAAGAAAAACGCGCCCGCCGTTGACACGATGCCAAGGTACAACACGCCCATCACGACGGGCGCATTCCATTGAACGGCCGTCAGCCCCGGGCGCTCCACCATCAACATCGGCGTCATGCCGACAAACGCCGCCAAGATGGCGAAGGTGGTAATGGAAAGAACGGACATGCGCGCCGACGCCATTTTCACCAGCACCGACAACAGCGCCCAA
Protein-coding regions in this window:
- a CDS encoding trimeric intracellular cation channel family protein, producing the protein MTWEILSIIGTIAFAISGAIVAMEEEYDLLGVYILGIVTAFGGGAVRNLLIGVPVSALWEQGSLFLVALVSMTIVYLFPKQMLPPWKRWGNFFDALGLSAFAIQGALYAVNMGHPLSAVIVAAVLTGSGGGIIRDVLAGRKPLVLHAEIYAAWAILAGVAVGLKWAESPVELYVLFIAVAALRILSYTYGWKLPRRAVGEKAGG